The Sulfitobacter sp. SK011 genome has a window encoding:
- a CDS encoding ion transporter: protein MKNRVESFLETAGFGNFIMAVIIFNAILLGMETSAAIMSRAGGIILFLDRLCLAIFVVEIAAKLFAYRFRFFRDGWNIFDFVIVGISLVPVTQGFSALRALRILRVLRLVSTVPRLRRVVEGFVNALPGMGSVFLLMALIFYIGAVIATKLFGMSFPEWFGTLGRSGYSLFQIMTLESWSMGIVRPVMEVYPLAWMFFVPFIMVTTFAVVNLLVGLIVNSMQDAHHEETNAETDAYRVEVADRLLAIEKRMDALLEQRNK from the coding sequence GTGAAAAACCGCGTAGAATCATTTCTTGAAACAGCCGGATTCGGCAATTTCATTATGGCCGTCATCATCTTTAATGCGATCCTGTTGGGGATGGAAACATCTGCGGCCATCATGTCCCGTGCGGGGGGGATAATCCTGTTTTTGGACAGGCTGTGCCTTGCCATTTTTGTGGTCGAAATTGCGGCAAAGCTGTTTGCGTATCGGTTCAGATTTTTTCGCGATGGCTGGAACATCTTTGACTTTGTGATCGTCGGCATTTCGCTGGTTCCCGTGACGCAAGGGTTTTCGGCGCTGCGGGCATTGCGCATCTTGCGGGTGCTTCGGCTGGTGTCCACGGTTCCGCGTTTGCGCCGGGTGGTTGAAGGGTTCGTCAATGCTTTGCCGGGTATGGGATCGGTATTTTTGCTGATGGCGCTGATCTTTTATATCGGTGCAGTGATCGCGACAAAGCTGTTCGGCATGAGCTTTCCAGAATGGTTCGGCACATTGGGCCGAAGTGGATATTCACTGTTTCAGATCATGACATTGGAAAGCTGGTCAATGGGCATCGTGCGCCCAGTGATGGAGGTTTATCCATTGGCGTGGATGTTCTTTGTGCCGTTCATCATGGTAACGACTTTCGCCGTGGTAAACCTGCTGGTCGGTTTGATTGTCAATTCGATGCAAGATGCGCATCACGAAGAAACCAACGCAGAGACCGACGCCTATCGGGTTGAAGTCGCTGACAGGTTGCTGGCCATCGAAAAAAGAATGGATGCTCTTTTAGAACAGCGAAACAAGTAA
- a CDS encoding exodeoxyribonuclease VII small subunit produces MSDTPVEEMNFETAMAELEKVLGQLERGDVALDESIALYERGAKLKARCEAKLKEAEEKVAAITLDGDGNPTGAKSVEGL; encoded by the coding sequence ATGAGCGATACCCCCGTTGAAGAGATGAATTTTGAAACTGCGATGGCAGAGCTTGAGAAAGTGCTGGGTCAGCTTGAACGGGGTGATGTGGCATTGGACGAAAGTATCGCACTTTACGAACGTGGGGCGAAATTGAAGGCGCGCTGCGAGGCCAAGTTGAAAGAGGCCGAAGAAAAGGTTGCCGCAATCACTTTGGATGGGGACGGCAACCCAACAGGGGCGAAATCTGTTGAAGGGCTTTGA
- a CDS encoding SDR family oxidoreductase encodes MDKTLLSFGHGFSARALAKRLVPQGWRIIGTTRSAEKMPAIAASGVEPLLWPGNDISKLISRTPHVLISAGPDNDGDPVLNALRSEIADAASGFRWVGYLSTTGVYGDHQGAWVDEDTALTPSTKRGHARVKAEAEWQSIPDLPLHIFRLAGIYGPGRGPFAKVRNGTARRIIKKGQVFSRIHVDDIAQALELSIAAPHPGAIYNLCDDDPAPPQDVIGHAAELLGLPLPEAVDFETAEMSPMARSFYAESKKVRNDRAKEHLGWRPTYPDYKTGLAAMLKDVT; translated from the coding sequence ATGGATAAAACTTTGCTTTCATTTGGTCATGGTTTTAGTGCCCGCGCATTGGCCAAACGGTTGGTTCCGCAAGGGTGGCGGATCATTGGAACGACCCGCAGCGCTGAAAAGATGCCAGCCATCGCAGCATCAGGTGTTGAACCGCTGCTGTGGCCGGGCAATGACATCTCCAAACTGATCTCAAGAACACCGCATGTCTTGATTTCGGCAGGGCCAGATAACGACGGCGATCCGGTTCTGAATGCTTTGAGATCCGAAATTGCTGATGCGGCGTCCGGGTTTCGGTGGGTTGGCTATCTGTCGACCACGGGTGTCTATGGTGACCATCAAGGGGCTTGGGTCGATGAAGACACAGCCCTGACACCGTCAACCAAGCGCGGCCATGCCCGGGTGAAAGCCGAGGCGGAATGGCAATCCATCCCCGACCTGCCCCTGCATATATTTCGGTTGGCGGGTATTTATGGACCCGGGCGGGGGCCCTTTGCCAAAGTGCGAAATGGTACTGCCCGCCGTATCATCAAAAAGGGACAGGTTTTTTCACGCATTCATGTGGACGATATTGCGCAGGCGCTGGAGCTGTCGATTGCGGCACCGCACCCTGGGGCGATCTATAATCTGTGTGATGATGATCCGGCCCCCCCTCAGGACGTGATCGGACATGCCGCAGAATTGCTAGGTCTGCCCTTGCCAGAAGCTGTCGATTTTGAAACCGCAGAAATGAGCCCGATGGCCCGCAGTTTTTATGCCGAAAGCAAGAAGGTGCGCAATGATCGTGCCAAAGAACACCTTGGGTGGCGGCCCACATATCCCGACTACAAAACGGGATTGGCCGCCATGTTAAAGGATGTCACCTGA
- the dxs gene encoding 1-deoxy-D-xylulose-5-phosphate synthase has translation MTDTPETPLLDQISRPADLKALSDAQLIQLSKELRSETISAVSVTGGHLGAGLGVVELTVALHAVFDTPRDKIIWDVGHQCYPHKILTERRDRIRTLRMKDGLSGFTKRSESPYDPFGAAHSSTSISAALGFAVARDLGGVVPEGLGDAIAVIGDGSMSAGMAYEAMNNAGHLKKRMIVILNDNEMSIAPPVGAMSSYLSRLYAEEPFQDLKAAAKGAVSLLPEPFREGARRAKDMLKGMAVGGTLFEQLGFSYLGPIDGHDLHQLLPVLRTVKQRATGPILIHVLTKKGKGYGPAEKARDKGHGVSKFNVVTGEQKKAPSNAPSYTSVFAQSLMAEAAEDDKICAVTAAMPDGTGLNLFAERYPSRCFDVGIAEQHGVTFSAALAAGGMKPFCAMYSTFLQRGYDQVVHDVAIQRLPVRFAIDRAGLVGADGATHAGAFDVAFLANLPGFVVMAAADEAELKHMVATAAAYDDGPIAFRFPRGEGNGVNMPERGIPLEIGKGRIIKLGSKVALLSFGTRLAEVEKAAEALAAKGITPTIADARFAKPLDRDLILSLAADHEVLITIEEGAIGGFGSHVAQLLAEEGVFDQGLKYRSMVLPDIFIDQANPADMYAVAGMNAEQIEAKVLDVLGVASLNSQRA, from the coding sequence ATGACCGACACGCCCGAAACACCCTTGCTCGATCAGATTTCACGCCCTGCTGATCTAAAGGCACTGTCGGACGCGCAATTGATCCAATTGTCAAAAGAACTGCGCAGCGAAACGATTTCCGCAGTGTCGGTTACTGGCGGGCATCTGGGTGCCGGTCTGGGCGTTGTGGAATTGACTGTGGCGCTGCATGCCGTTTTTGACACCCCCCGTGACAAGATCATCTGGGATGTGGGTCATCAGTGTTACCCCCACAAAATTCTGACTGAACGCCGTGACCGGATCCGCACCCTGCGTATGAAAGACGGGCTAAGCGGCTTCACCAAGCGCAGCGAATCCCCCTATGACCCCTTTGGGGCCGCGCACAGTTCGACCTCGATCAGTGCTGCACTTGGTTTCGCAGTGGCGCGCGATCTGGGCGGTGTGGTGCCAGAGGGACTTGGTGATGCAATAGCCGTCATTGGTGACGGGTCCATGTCGGCGGGCATGGCCTATGAGGCGATGAACAACGCAGGCCACCTCAAGAAACGCATGATCGTTATTCTGAACGACAACGAAATGTCGATCGCCCCCCCGGTTGGCGCGATGTCATCGTACCTCAGCCGCCTTTATGCCGAAGAGCCGTTTCAGGATCTGAAAGCTGCGGCCAAAGGTGCCGTCAGCCTGCTGCCTGAACCCTTCCGCGAGGGTGCGCGCCGCGCCAAGGATATGCTCAAGGGCATGGCCGTGGGCGGGACATTGTTCGAGCAATTGGGCTTCTCCTACCTCGGGCCAATCGACGGCCACGATTTGCACCAGCTGCTGCCCGTTTTGCGCACTGTAAAACAACGCGCCACCGGGCCGATCCTGATCCATGTCCTGACTAAAAAGGGCAAAGGGTATGGCCCCGCCGAAAAGGCACGCGACAAGGGTCACGGCGTGTCCAAATTCAATGTGGTGACAGGTGAACAAAAGAAAGCACCCTCAAATGCACCAAGCTACACATCCGTGTTTGCGCAAAGCCTGATGGCTGAGGCGGCAGAGGATGACAAGATTTGCGCTGTAACGGCTGCGATGCCAGATGGCACAGGCCTCAATCTGTTTGCCGAACGCTATCCCAGCCGGTGTTTTGACGTGGGCATTGCCGAACAACATGGCGTGACCTTTTCCGCAGCGCTTGCCGCTGGTGGGATGAAACCGTTTTGCGCGATGTATTCGACCTTCCTGCAGCGCGGGTATGATCAGGTGGTGCACGACGTCGCCATCCAGCGTCTTCCCGTGCGCTTTGCTATTGATCGCGCGGGGCTGGTGGGGGCCGACGGGGCCACCCACGCAGGTGCCTTCGACGTGGCCTTCCTTGCCAATCTGCCCGGATTTGTCGTCATGGCTGCCGCTGACGAGGCCGAGCTAAAGCACATGGTTGCGACCGCCGCCGCCTATGACGACGGCCCGATTGCGTTCCGTTTCCCCCGCGGCGAAGGCAATGGCGTGAATATGCCTGAACGCGGCATACCGCTTGAGATTGGCAAGGGCCGGATCATCAAACTTGGGTCAAAAGTTGCGCTTTTGTCGTTCGGCACACGGTTGGCCGAAGTCGAAAAAGCGGCCGAAGCTCTGGCAGCCAAGGGCATCACGCCCACAATCGCGGACGCACGGTTTGCCAAGCCGCTGGACCGGGACCTTATCCTGTCGCTTGCCGCAGACCATGAGGTCTTGATCACCATTGAAGAAGGGGCCATCGGCGGTTTTGGCAGCCATGTGGCGCAACTCCTTGCCGAAGAAGGTGTCTTTGATCAGGGGCTCAAATATCGGTCCATGGTTCTGCCTGACATCTTTATTGATCAGGCGAACCCGGCGGATATGTACGCCGTTGCCGGGATGAATGCGGAACAGATTGAAGCCAAGGTGCTGGATGTGCTGGGTGTTGCCAGCCTGAATTCACAACGCGCTTGA
- a CDS encoding polyprenyl synthetase family protein — protein MKGFEVSEVVDLKRYPFSVALKNAQEAASDQISHLISGRTGPVSDAMRYATTGGKGLRAFLVLETARLHGISGSAVLPAAGAIEALHSYSLIHDDLPCMDDDDLRRGQPTVHRKWDEATAVLAGDALQSIAFQLVSMSRCAPEHTLILVRSLATAAGVQGMVGGQAMDIAAETAPKPLSLDEITALQKGKTGALIEWSAMVGPRMVGDPGHKLRVYAENLGLAFQIADDILDVEGDAAIVGKATGKDAHAGKATFVSHLGLDGAKRRAQDLVQSACDALSMYGEDAETLREAAAFVIARQS, from the coding sequence TTGAAGGGCTTTGAAGTTTCCGAAGTTGTCGACCTGAAGAGATATCCCTTTTCTGTTGCCCTTAAGAACGCGCAGGAAGCTGCAAGTGACCAAATCAGCCACCTGATCAGCGGTAGGACAGGCCCTGTGTCGGACGCGATGCGCTACGCGACGACCGGTGGAAAAGGGTTACGCGCATTTCTTGTTCTTGAGACTGCCCGGCTGCATGGCATCAGTGGCAGCGCAGTGCTGCCCGCAGCTGGTGCCATTGAGGCGTTGCATTCATATTCGCTGATCCATGATGATCTTCCCTGTATGGACGACGACGACCTTCGCCGGGGCCAGCCAACCGTTCACCGTAAATGGGACGAAGCAACCGCTGTGCTCGCCGGTGATGCGCTCCAATCAATTGCCTTTCAGCTTGTCAGCATGTCACGCTGCGCCCCCGAACATACGCTGATTTTGGTCCGGAGTCTGGCGACGGCAGCAGGGGTGCAGGGCATGGTGGGCGGGCAAGCCATGGATATTGCGGCGGAAACAGCGCCCAAGCCTTTATCACTGGACGAAATCACCGCGCTGCAAAAAGGCAAAACCGGGGCTTTGATAGAATGGTCTGCGATGGTTGGGCCGCGCATGGTCGGTGATCCCGGCCACAAATTACGCGTCTATGCAGAAAACCTAGGCCTTGCCTTTCAAATTGCCGATGACATCCTTGATGTTGAAGGTGATGCCGCCATCGTTGGCAAAGCCACCGGAAAAGACGCTCATGCTGGCAAGGCCACATTTGTTTCACACCTCGGCCTTGATGGGGCCAAACGCCGCGCCCAAGACCTCGTGCAATCCGCATGCGATGCCTTATCAATGTATGGCGAGGACGCAGAAACCTTGCGAGAGGCGGCTGCCTTCGTTATTGCCCGCCAAAGCTAA